The Halobaculum sp. MBLA0143 genome includes a region encoding these proteins:
- a CDS encoding transporter — MVDRRDGDEVDLLDASLRTGSGALLSTTLFVLTGVVYAFVTDPAATGRYFFAAIAIALLLRPVRGVSQALQKVGSERGEAVPAYFGLTLLFAVGYLSVVGVATLVGADLVTRTTAFDRALLFPAAVLAVSTTVSVVTDSLFGAVGYPSYQTWLNAAQATLRFGLLFALNPLVSTAGDVMLVVAGTRGVTLLPVLFWLGERPQLPGRHELERTWSFARWSVPDQILDRFAFNMPTLVLGVVASPVAVGVYEAADRFADLGATISWRLSSPLLTRVSGDAAAGDETFAYLDAATTGGTGATFVVLGYLLGAHESVAQLAFPSVQGVFSTTVLAVGGVNLLRGFWTLLSHALEGAGRPDFSFRTKLYGLVCSTPVTAVFGGQYGAVAGAAGYALLNVVVFGLVAYYARETFGRVPWDRPLVFRLTAGLAVAWGVTTGSTAALGAVGAAPTVVAVGGATACLVGFVAFLVVVSSRTRQAARRAYRLGRSRLGVARG; from the coding sequence GTGGTAGACAGACGCGACGGCGACGAGGTCGACCTGTTGGACGCCTCGCTGCGGACCGGGAGCGGCGCGTTGCTCTCGACGACGTTGTTCGTCCTCACGGGGGTCGTCTACGCGTTCGTCACCGACCCGGCCGCGACCGGGCGGTACTTCTTCGCCGCCATCGCCATCGCACTGTTGTTGCGGCCGGTGCGGGGCGTGAGTCAGGCGCTCCAGAAGGTGGGGAGTGAACGTGGCGAGGCGGTGCCCGCGTACTTCGGGCTGACGCTGTTGTTCGCGGTCGGCTACCTCTCGGTCGTGGGGGTAGCGACTCTCGTCGGTGCCGACCTCGTCACCCGGACGACGGCGTTCGACCGAGCGCTGTTGTTCCCGGCGGCGGTGCTCGCGGTCTCGACGACCGTCTCGGTCGTCACCGACAGTCTGTTCGGCGCGGTCGGCTACCCCAGCTACCAGACCTGGCTCAACGCCGCCCAGGCGACACTTCGGTTCGGACTGTTGTTCGCGTTGAACCCACTCGTCTCGACGGCCGGTGACGTGATGTTGGTCGTCGCCGGCACCCGCGGGGTGACGCTCCTCCCGGTGTTGTTCTGGCTGGGTGAACGCCCGCAGCTCCCCGGCCGGCACGAACTCGAACGCACCTGGTCGTTCGCGCGGTGGAGTGTCCCGGACCAGATCCTCGACCGGTTCGCGTTCAACATGCCCACGCTCGTGTTGGGTGTCGTCGCCTCGCCGGTCGCGGTCGGGGTGTACGAGGCTGCCGACCGGTTCGCCGACCTGGGGGCGACCATCTCCTGGCGGCTGTCCTCACCGTTGCTCACGCGTGTGAGCGGCGACGCCGCCGCCGGCGACGAGACGTTCGCCTACCTCGACGCCGCGACCACCGGCGGCACCGGCGCCACGTTCGTCGTGCTCGGCTACCTGCTGGGCGCACACGAATCGGTCGCACAGCTCGCGTTCCCGTCCGTGCAGGGGGTGTTCTCGACGACCGTACTCGCCGTCGGCGGTGTCAACCTCCTCCGTGGCTTCTGGACGTTGTTGTCACACGCTCTGGAGGGGGCCGGTCGGCCCGACTTCAGCTTCCGGACGAAGCTCTACGGGTTGGTCTGTAGCACACCCGTCACGGCCGTCTTCGGGGGGCAGTACGGGGCCGTCGCCGGCGCCGCCGGCTACGCGCTCCTCAACGTCGTCGTGTTCGGGCTCGTCGCGTACTACGCCCGCGAGACGTTCGGGCGAGTGCCGTGGGACCGGCCGCTCGTGTTCCGACTGACCGCGGGGCTGGCGGTCGCGTGGGGGGTGACGACCGGGTCGACGGCCGCGCTCGGAGCAGTCGGCGCGGCACCGACGGTCGTCGCCGTCGGCGGCGCGACGGCGTGTCTCGTCGGCTTCGTCGCGTTCCTCGTCGTCGTCTCCTCGCGCACCAGGCAGGCCGCACGGCGTGCCTACCGGCTCGGACGGAGCCGACTGGGTGTCGCACGCGGGTGA
- a CDS encoding universal stress protein, translating into MYTFVVGVDTDADRARRQAETITELPLAAESVSVVLLHAFQENSAGGTVEQVKPVREARERLQDAGFDVQAEGYGGDPATAILNVADSHDADQIVVAGRKRSPTGKALFGSTTQEVVLGTDRPVLVCDG; encoded by the coding sequence ATGTACACGTTCGTCGTCGGGGTAGACACGGACGCCGACCGGGCACGGCGGCAGGCGGAGACGATCACAGAGCTCCCGCTCGCCGCCGAGTCGGTTTCCGTCGTCCTGCTCCACGCCTTCCAAGAGAACAGCGCCGGCGGGACCGTCGAACAGGTCAAGCCGGTTCGAGAGGCCCGCGAACGACTCCAAGACGCCGGGTTCGACGTCCAGGCAGAGGGGTACGGCGGCGACCCAGCGACCGCGATTCTCAACGTCGCCGACAGCCACGACGCCGACCAGATCGTCGTCGCCGGCCGCAAGCGGAGTCCGACCGGCAAGGCGTTGTTCGGCAGCACGACCCAGGAGGTCGTGCTCGGCACCGACCGGCCCGTCCTCGTCTGTGACGGGTGA
- a CDS encoding ABC transporter substrate-binding protein, with protein MTDTGDRRQTRRRQFLRGVAVGGTGLAVAGCTGGGGGGDGGAVTVPGLYDESGGTSDVGRPTALGSRDTIKYLNENDVLDREIDHPNEDYAYEVPQAQQLYQQYTSGSEPPMMIGWGTADTEALSGSVAEDEIVYVSASYSANLLTEEAPYNFFGNLDYTSQARSHLKWIADNDGGATVAFIFSNTPFGESPVEGGKQYAEELGLDVAPDINLPLTANSATTQLRQAKEANVDYLIHQNTSAPMRVLLQDRQSVYPEVTVCGLTYTVDERVVSESPELFEGTRYVNAFRTFQGALDAGGRGAEIIEANFEREGRSMDDPEVAQLNYVRGVIHALLVARGMENVIEAGNDPTSGSDARQAMFEIEDDNMGDLSQPYTFVEGDRRPTMTGRIFEVTDGELAFDTTVELPRREDWIGL; from the coding sequence ATGACAGACACAGGTGACAGACGTCAGACGCGACGACGACAGTTCCTTCGTGGAGTTGCAGTCGGTGGGACGGGGCTCGCAGTCGCAGGCTGTACTGGCGGCGGCGGCGGTGGTGACGGTGGCGCAGTGACGGTACCGGGACTGTACGACGAGTCCGGCGGCACGTCCGACGTGGGGCGACCGACGGCGCTCGGGTCCCGAGACACCATCAAGTACCTCAACGAGAACGACGTGTTGGACCGGGAGATCGACCACCCGAACGAGGACTACGCGTACGAGGTGCCTCAGGCACAGCAACTGTATCAACAGTACACGTCCGGGTCGGAGCCCCCGATGATGATCGGCTGGGGGACGGCCGACACGGAAGCGCTGTCGGGATCGGTCGCGGAAGACGAGATCGTCTACGTGTCGGCGTCGTACTCGGCGAACCTCCTGACGGAGGAGGCGCCGTACAACTTCTTCGGGAACCTGGACTACACGAGTCAGGCGCGGTCACACCTGAAGTGGATCGCCGACAACGACGGCGGTGCCACGGTCGCGTTCATCTTCTCGAACACCCCGTTCGGAGAGTCGCCCGTCGAGGGGGGCAAGCAGTACGCCGAGGAGTTGGGCCTAGACGTCGCGCCGGACATCAACCTCCCGCTGACGGCCAACTCCGCGACGACACAGCTCCGCCAGGCGAAGGAGGCGAACGTCGACTACCTGATCCACCAGAACACGTCGGCACCGATGCGCGTGCTGCTCCAGGACCGCCAGAGCGTCTACCCGGAGGTGACCGTCTGTGGGCTGACCTACACCGTCGACGAGCGGGTGGTCTCGGAGTCGCCGGAACTGTTCGAGGGGACCAGGTACGTCAACGCCTTCCGAACGTTCCAGGGAGCGTTGGACGCCGGCGGGCGCGGTGCGGAGATCATCGAGGCCAACTTCGAACGCGAGGGTCGCAGCATGGACGACCCGGAGGTCGCACAGCTCAACTACGTTCGTGGGGTGATCCACGCGTTGCTCGTCGCCCGCGGGATGGAGAACGTCATCGAGGCAGGCAACGACCCGACGAGCGGCTCGGACGCCCGACAGGCGATGTTCGAGATCGAAGACGACAACATGGGCGACCTGTCGCAGCCGTACACGTTCGTGGAGGGTGACCGTCGGCCGACGATGACCGGCCGGATCTTCGAGGTGACTGACGGCGAGTTGGCGTTCGACACGACCGTCGAACTGCCCCGTCGGGAGGACTGGATCGGACTGTGA
- a CDS encoding ABC transporter ATP-binding protein, with protein MTTNQRSTGADTVDAETAADQPVVELDNVEIVYDRHFLAVQGVSMTVDEGDIVALLGPNGAGKSTILKMISGIGRSERGEVTRGSVHYRGEETTNAGATAMVDRDVTHILEGRRVFEDLTVEENLRCGLYREGRRLQFDESDYEIAFDYFPQLEEILDLKAGYASGGQQQMLVVARALIHRPDLLLLDEPSLGLAPKLVQDIFETLVEINREEEITMIVADQNAKRTLEVADYGYVMENGQVELHDPADELVEREEIKEFYLGTSGDDSRYTDVRHYKIRKRWT; from the coding sequence GTGACGACGAATCAGCGGTCCACCGGGGCGGACACGGTGGACGCAGAGACGGCAGCCGACCAGCCGGTCGTCGAACTGGACAACGTCGAGATCGTCTACGACCGCCACTTCCTGGCGGTCCAGGGGGTCTCGATGACGGTCGACGAAGGCGACATCGTCGCCTTACTCGGACCGAACGGCGCCGGCAAGTCGACGATCCTGAAGATGATCTCCGGAATCGGTCGGTCGGAACGCGGCGAGGTGACCCGCGGGAGCGTCCACTACCGCGGCGAGGAGACGACCAACGCCGGAGCGACGGCGATGGTCGACCGCGACGTGACCCACATCCTCGAGGGTCGTCGGGTGTTCGAGGACCTCACCGTCGAGGAGAACCTCCGGTGTGGGCTCTACAGGGAGGGTCGACGGCTCCAGTTCGACGAGTCCGACTACGAGATCGCGTTCGACTACTTCCCACAGTTGGAGGAGATTCTCGACCTGAAGGCGGGCTACGCCAGCGGCGGGCAACAACAGATGCTCGTCGTCGCGCGGGCGCTGATCCACCGGCCGGACCTGTTGTTGTTGGACGAGCCGTCGCTGGGGCTGGCACCGAAGCTCGTGCAGGACATCTTCGAGACGCTCGTCGAGATCAACCGCGAGGAGGAGATCACGATGATCGTCGCCGACCAGAACGCCAAGCGAACGCTCGAGGTCGCCGACTACGGGTACGTGATGGAGAACGGTCAGGTCGAACTCCACGACCCGGCCGACGAGCTCGTCGAGCGCGAGGAGATCAAGGAGTTCTACCTCGGCACCTCCGGCGACGACTCCCGATACACGGACGTACGACACTACAAGATCAGAAAGCGGTGGACCTGA
- a CDS encoding ABC transporter ATP-binding protein: MSTDGGPEAEATGARTNGSATAARLREGPAVPPEEAAIGCRDTTKTFGSITAVDDVNIGIDHGEWVSIVGPNGAGKTTLLNVLNGFYDPDPGARVYVDGQDLTDTPEHERARAGVGRTFQGLELFETETVLENVTTIRAVAQSPSLAAALTFYGSGRQTEADNVRRAEEIIDYLELWEYRHTPVSTLPLGVQRRVDLARALALEPSVLLLDEAMSGLTFDEKYDIIRFLTDLHEEEELTLVMIEHDLEVVTAVSDRMIVIQKGGVLARGPPEAVTDDPDVARVYTGVD, from the coding sequence GTGAGCACGGACGGCGGGCCGGAGGCCGAGGCGACCGGCGCACGGACGAACGGCTCGGCCACGGCTGCGCGGCTCCGCGAAGGGCCGGCGGTACCGCCGGAGGAGGCGGCGATCGGCTGTCGTGACACGACGAAGACGTTCGGGTCGATCACGGCCGTCGACGACGTGAACATCGGGATCGACCACGGGGAGTGGGTGTCTATCGTCGGGCCGAACGGCGCCGGCAAGACCACACTCCTGAACGTGCTCAACGGCTTCTACGACCCCGACCCCGGCGCACGGGTGTACGTCGACGGCCAGGACCTGACGGACACTCCGGAACACGAGCGTGCTCGTGCCGGCGTCGGCCGGACGTTCCAGGGGTTGGAGCTGTTCGAGACGGAGACGGTGTTGGAGAACGTCACGACGATCCGAGCGGTGGCGCAGTCGCCGTCGCTGGCGGCGGCGCTGACGTTCTACGGGAGCGGTCGCCAGACGGAAGCGGACAACGTCCGACGGGCCGAGGAGATCATCGACTACCTCGAACTGTGGGAGTACCGTCACACCCCGGTGTCGACGCTGCCGCTGGGCGTCCAACGGCGCGTCGACCTGGCGCGGGCGCTGGCGCTGGAGCCGTCCGTCCTCCTGTTGGACGAGGCGATGAGCGGCCTGACGTTCGACGAGAAGTACGACATCATCCGGTTCCTGACGGACCTCCACGAGGAAGAGGAGCTGACGCTCGTGATGATCGAACACGACCTGGAGGTGGTGACGGCCGTCTCCGACCGGATGATCGTGATCCAGAAGGGCGGGGTGTTGGCGCGTGGGCCGCCGGAGGCCGTCACCGACGACCCGGACGTGGCTCGGGTGTACACGGGGGTGGACTGA